TCGTCGAACACCGACACGGCGGGAGCCTCTACCGCCGCCATCAGCCGCGCGGCGAGCTCGGGGGAGAGTTCGATCCCCGGACCTTCCGCCTGCATCAGAAGCTTGTTGGCGACGAGATCCTCGACAAAACCGCCAAGCGCAGAACCCCACGGCGCTTTTGCGCACGCCGCCGAAATCGAATCCGTGTCGGCGCCCTGCGACAGAGCTTCCCAGAGGGAATTTCCCGAATCCGAAAAGCTGAAATATTTGCCGCAGCTGAGATCCAGGACGATCGACTCGCCGTCAAAAGCCTCGGCGATAATGTCCCGGCTTGCCCGCTGATACCGCATTCCAAGTCACTCCATTGCGGGCTTTTACTAGCCCAAGCCGGAGCGCATTCAAATTCGCGTCATCTGTTGGGATGAACGCATTTCACAAGAGTGTCAAAAAGGGCACTCAAGGCGAGAAGGCAATAATCCGTGCGACTTAGCTGGGCTCG
Above is a window of Terrihabitans soli DNA encoding:
- a CDS encoding PqqD family protein, giving the protein MRYQRASRDIIAEAFDGESIVLDLSCGKYFSFSDSGNSLWEALSQGADTDSISAACAKAPWGSALGGFVEDLVANKLLMQAEGPGIELSPELAARLMAAVEAPAVSVFDDMADLFLADPIHDVEEEAGWPVKKAEA